One genomic window of Methanospirillum lacunae includes the following:
- a CDS encoding 6-carboxytetrahydropterin synthase produces MQIRLYKEVSFDASHRLLHYRGKCHNLHGHRWKVEIWITGRTDDQTNILVDYNEIKQAVNKYDHQIILNQDDPMVPRIEEFHPVIKTPGDPTSELLAELIRDSIESAYAPSGRDIRVETIRVWESPSCYAELTHEDR; encoded by the coding sequence ATGCAGATCAGGCTCTACAAGGAAGTCTCCTTCGATGCCAGTCATCGACTCCTTCATTACCGGGGCAAATGTCACAACCTTCACGGACACCGATGGAAGGTTGAGATCTGGATCACTGGTAGGACTGATGACCAAACAAATATTCTGGTTGATTATAATGAGATCAAACAGGCAGTCAACAAGTATGATCACCAGATTATTCTGAACCAGGATGACCCGATGGTTCCGAGAATTGAGGAATTTCATCCGGTAATTAAGACTCCCGGGGACCCGACAAGCGAACTTCTGGCAGAACTTATTCGTGACTCGATCGAGTCTGCATATGCTCCAAGTGGCCGGGATATCAGGGTCGAGACAATAAGGGTCTGGGAGTCACCATCCTGCTATGCAGAGTTGACACATGAAGATCGCTGA
- the argS gene encoding arginine--tRNA ligase encodes MYISLCEQVAGVLKEYTGREDVLLVDGGEHADLASTVAFAMAKEKRMAPAQIAKEITDAISDRLLKDLNVRTEATGPYINFTFEGRYCAEVLKAAVKPGYGNLPPKSVRVVLEHTSANPNGPLHVGHIRNTIIGDTLARCFRKAGYPLEVEYYVNDMGRQIAIVAWGIDRQHTDVYGPGKGDHLIAEVYIEANKHLTADPSLTAEIDALMQKVEDGDDEIIRRFKGPVRRCLEGFKETLAGLHAHHDRFVFESDFVRNGDTSKLLGRIAHMPEAVHEETLALDLSKYGFEKKYILRRSDGTSVYAARDIAFHLWKGHNFDRVIDVLGADHKLIGRQLQATMDLLGETVPEIVFFEFVSLPEGSMSTRRGTFISADELIEEAGRRAMEEVTVRRPELDEEARKTIAKGVAAAAIRYDIVKTIPEKSTVFDWKEALDFEKQSGPYIQYAHARACSILDKAGEFPHCYEIEGDGEIVLAKKIARFPKVIDQVVTELKPYLLAIYARELADIFGSFYHAEPVLKAQGTVRDRRLTLVEATRNTLKEALETLGIDALRAM; translated from the coding sequence ATGTATATTTCCTTGTGTGAACAGGTTGCCGGGGTTCTCAAAGAGTATACCGGCAGGGAGGATGTTCTCCTGGTTGATGGTGGAGAGCATGCAGATCTTGCATCAACCGTGGCGTTTGCCATGGCAAAAGAGAAGCGGATGGCCCCCGCCCAGATAGCCAAGGAGATCACCGATGCCATATCTGACCGTCTTCTCAAAGATCTGAATGTCCGTACCGAGGCTACCGGGCCATATATTAACTTCACGTTTGAGGGAAGGTACTGTGCAGAGGTTCTGAAAGCTGCAGTCAAGCCCGGGTATGGGAATCTTCCTCCTAAGAGTGTCCGTGTTGTCCTTGAGCACACAAGTGCAAACCCGAACGGCCCGCTCCATGTCGGTCACATACGCAATACTATTATAGGAGATACCCTGGCCCGGTGTTTCCGCAAAGCAGGGTATCCTCTGGAAGTTGAATACTACGTTAACGATATGGGCCGGCAGATTGCGATCGTTGCCTGGGGTATTGACAGACAGCACACTGATGTGTATGGGCCAGGAAAAGGTGACCATCTGATTGCCGAGGTCTACATTGAGGCAAACAAACACCTCACTGCTGATCCATCACTCACTGCAGAGATCGATGCCCTGATGCAGAAGGTTGAGGATGGGGATGATGAGATCATCCGCAGGTTCAAGGGCCCGGTCAGGCGATGTCTTGAAGGATTCAAGGAGACTCTTGCCGGACTCCATGCCCACCATGACCGGTTTGTATTTGAGAGTGATTTTGTCAGAAACGGTGACACCAGTAAGTTACTGGGACGAATTGCTCACATGCCTGAAGCGGTCCATGAGGAGACACTAGCTTTAGACCTCTCAAAGTACGGGTTTGAGAAGAAGTACATCCTCAGGCGTTCAGATGGAACCAGTGTGTATGCTGCCCGAGATATCGCATTCCACCTCTGGAAAGGTCATAACTTTGACCGGGTGATCGATGTTCTGGGTGCTGATCACAAACTTATCGGCAGGCAACTGCAGGCAACCATGGATCTTCTTGGCGAGACGGTCCCGGAGATAGTCTTCTTTGAATTTGTCTCACTCCCTGAAGGTTCTATGAGCACCAGAAGGGGAACATTCATCTCGGCTGATGAACTGATCGAAGAAGCAGGCCGGCGGGCAATGGAAGAGGTAACAGTACGACGCCCTGAACTCGATGAAGAGGCACGTAAAACAATTGCCAAAGGGGTCGCAGCAGCAGCAATCAGGTATGATATTGTCAAGACGATCCCTGAGAAGAGTACAGTCTTTGACTGGAAAGAAGCACTTGACTTTGAAAAACAGAGTGGTCCTTACATTCAGTATGCTCATGCCCGTGCCTGTAGTATTCTAGATAAGGCCGGAGAGTTTCCTCACTGTTATGAGATCGAAGGTGACGGCGAGATAGTCTTGGCCAAAAAAATAGCCCGGTTCCCCAAGGTTATCGATCAGGTAGTCACTGAACTGAAACCGTATCTGCTTGCAATATATGCCCGCGAACTTGCAGACATTTTTGGTTCATTCTACCATGCTGAACCGGTTCTCAAGGCACAGGGAACCGTGCGGGATCGGCGTCTCACTCTGGTTGAGGCAACCAGGAACACCCTGAAAGAGGCTCTTGAAACACTGGGGATAGATGCGCTCCGCGCGATGTAA
- a CDS encoding 7-carboxy-7-deazaguanine synthase QueE: MKIAEIFTSIQGEGDTSGYPTIFIRFAGCNLRCLYCDTRAAQDDYGTEMDLAQIMEEVQKSGIAHVCITGGEPLLQQNLPALLKMLKETGHATTIETNGTQDFRTCQDYATICMDVKCPSSGEKSDLSLLHWIRPEDSVKYVIGTDEDLRYAHETLKQNAVRGTIFWSPVFGTDPMKIVSYILDQNLPVRFQLQLHKIIGVQ, translated from the coding sequence ATGAAGATCGCTGAAATCTTTACCAGTATTCAGGGGGAGGGCGACACCTCCGGATATCCAACAATCTTCATCCGTTTTGCCGGATGCAATCTCCGGTGCCTGTACTGTGATACTCGCGCCGCGCAGGATGACTACGGGACTGAAATGGATCTTGCACAGATAATGGAAGAGGTACAGAAATCCGGGATAGCCCATGTATGTATCACCGGTGGCGAGCCTCTTCTCCAGCAAAATCTTCCTGCGCTTTTGAAGATGCTCAAAGAAACCGGGCATGCGACAACCATTGAGACAAATGGGACACAGGATTTCAGGACCTGCCAGGATTATGCGACCATCTGTATGGATGTCAAATGTCCGTCATCAGGGGAGAAGAGCGATTTAAGTCTGCTTCACTGGATTAGGCCTGAAGATTCGGTCAAGTACGTCATTGGCACAGATGAGGATCTCAGATACGCTCATGAGACTCTGAAACAAAACGCGGTGAGAGGAACGATCTTCTGGTCGCCGGTGTTTGGAACTGATCCTATGAAGATAGTCTCATATATTCTGGATCAGAACCTGCCGGTAAGATTTCAGTTGCAACTTCACAAAATTATCGGGGTACAATAA
- the queC gene encoding 7-cyano-7-deazaguanine synthase QueC: MRAVCLLSGGMDSSTLAYLAKSEGYEIYALHFTYGQRTEDKERECAKRIARHLNAAEFLDVNLAYLIQVGASSLTDRSMPVKSHADAGDGIPQTYVPFRNANLLSVATSFAEARGADAIYIGVQASDYSGYPDCRPEFIEAFQQVINLGTRPETHISLNTPFVRLNKSEILKIGMDLGVPYEDTWSCYQDGEAACGVCGSCHFRKEAFATIGIEDPIPYR; the protein is encoded by the coding sequence TTGAGAGCAGTATGTCTTCTTTCAGGTGGCATGGATTCATCTACTCTTGCCTACCTGGCAAAATCTGAAGGATATGAGATTTATGCCCTTCACTTCACCTATGGTCAACGCACCGAAGATAAAGAGCGTGAATGTGCCAAACGGATTGCCCGGCATCTCAATGCAGCAGAGTTCCTGGATGTAAATCTTGCATATCTGATCCAGGTTGGAGCTTCAAGTCTGACTGATCGGTCAATGCCGGTAAAATCTCATGCTGATGCAGGAGATGGGATTCCACAGACGTATGTACCTTTCAGGAATGCAAACCTCCTCTCTGTCGCAACGAGTTTTGCCGAGGCCAGGGGAGCGGATGCGATCTACATCGGTGTGCAGGCATCAGACTATTCCGGGTACCCTGATTGCAGGCCTGAATTTATCGAGGCTTTTCAGCAGGTAATAAACCTGGGCACACGGCCTGAAACTCATATCTCGCTTAATACTCCCTTTGTTCGTCTCAACAAATCAGAGATTCTGAAGATTGGAATGGACCTTGGCGTCCCGTATGAAGACACATGGTCGTGCTACCAGGATGGAGAGGCCGCATGTGGTGTCTGTGGCTCCTGTCATTTCAGAAAGGAAGCGTTTGCAACGATTGGGATAGAGGATCCGATTCCCTACCGGTGA
- a CDS encoding alpha/beta hydrolase produces the protein MQSQSVKPAYQVSDDGILTMQIPHGVVVNKTLETEGNVTVEELTFTNFGGNVSAVLIAPEHPKEGAVWAPGAGVPASGHIGHLLEYGRQGYAVLVVDVRGNGGNTSGYPLNLEKDYGKFSAGEWPQIYLIIADMIDAERYLHERYGLIPIWMIGESNGGRYAAVAAAIDNESAGYVGISTSGFERQGDQYQGSARSFLLSIDPDVMGPRIAPRPSLIFHAPKDPIIPIDLGEKLATTLGKSAQFFTFNGTHGFNDEVDQTLRDQFQKYLNN, from the coding sequence ATGCAGAGTCAGTCAGTAAAACCTGCGTATCAGGTATCTGATGATGGAATTCTCACCATGCAGATTCCTCATGGAGTGGTCGTTAATAAAACTCTTGAGACTGAAGGGAATGTCACGGTTGAAGAACTGACATTTACGAATTTTGGCGGAAATGTCTCTGCAGTTCTCATTGCCCCGGAGCATCCGAAAGAAGGTGCGGTCTGGGCACCTGGTGCAGGAGTTCCTGCTTCAGGCCATATTGGTCATCTGCTTGAGTATGGTCGGCAGGGATATGCAGTTCTGGTTGTTGATGTGAGAGGCAACGGCGGCAATACTTCGGGGTACCCGCTAAATCTGGAGAAGGATTATGGAAAGTTCTCAGCAGGAGAGTGGCCACAGATCTACCTGATTATTGCAGATATGATAGACGCAGAACGGTACCTTCACGAACGGTACGGTCTGATTCCCATCTGGATGATTGGAGAGTCTAACGGTGGAAGGTACGCTGCAGTTGCTGCCGCAATTGATAACGAGTCTGCCGGGTATGTCGGGATATCCACGTCAGGGTTTGAACGCCAGGGTGATCAGTACCAGGGAAGTGCCAGGAGCTTTTTACTCAGTATTGATCCTGACGTGATGGGTCCGCGGATTGCACCGAGGCCTTCACTTATATTCCATGCACCAAAGGATCCGATTATCCCGATAGACCTGGGAGAAAAACTAGCGACTACTCTTGGTAAGTCTGCACAATTTTTTACATTCAATGGAACGCATGGGTTCAATGATGAGGTGGATCAGACCCTACGCGACCAGTTTCAGAAATATCTGAATAATTAA
- the prf1 gene encoding peptide chain release factor aRF-1 — translation MSEAVEHDDARRRYEFKKMLERLEAKEGSGTELISLYIPPDKQIYDVTAQLRDEFGQCANIKSKQTRTNVQSAISSILARLKYYNKPPEEGMAVFCGSVNKHGDRQDLECDVVLPPQPINLYMYRCSSKFELEPLRDMLEEKAVYGLLVLDRREAYWGFLRGNRIDPIGGTTSTVPGKQRKGGQSSIRFERLRLIAINDFYKKVGERSSEIFLSEKDYFNRFKGLLIGGPSPTKEEFEQGQFLHHEVQKRILGLFDVAYTNESGLPELVDAAEDVLKGQTVIEEKHIMERFFKELVKDNGLAAYGEQSVRANLELGSVDMLLLSDKLRKSRLVIKCDACGYTEQKTVQMEAGKDPGDLDFGPCPKCTSPLQLEQEFDIIDELTQLADQSNSSVSIISDDFEEGSQLYSAFGGIAAILRYRTGF, via the coding sequence ATGAGCGAAGCGGTTGAACATGATGACGCACGGCGGCGTTATGAATTTAAAAAGATGCTTGAACGGCTGGAGGCGAAAGAGGGCAGTGGAACCGAACTGATCTCTCTCTACATACCACCGGATAAGCAGATCTATGATGTAACCGCCCAGCTGCGGGACGAGTTTGGCCAGTGTGCCAACATCAAATCGAAACAGACCCGGACAAATGTACAGAGTGCGATATCCAGCATTCTTGCCCGGCTTAAATATTATAACAAGCCACCGGAGGAAGGGATGGCTGTCTTCTGCGGGAGTGTGAACAAGCATGGAGATCGCCAGGACCTTGAGTGTGACGTGGTGCTTCCGCCCCAGCCCATCAATCTCTACATGTACCGGTGCAGTTCCAAGTTCGAACTAGAACCTCTCCGTGACATGCTTGAAGAGAAGGCTGTGTATGGCCTTCTGGTTCTGGACAGAAGAGAAGCATACTGGGGATTTCTGCGTGGAAACCGGATTGATCCGATTGGTGGAACCACCTCTACGGTGCCAGGAAAGCAGCGCAAAGGTGGTCAGTCAAGTATCCGATTCGAACGCCTCCGTCTGATCGCTATCAATGATTTCTATAAGAAAGTGGGCGAGCGATCCAGTGAGATATTCCTGAGTGAGAAAGACTACTTCAACCGGTTTAAGGGATTACTGATCGGTGGTCCGTCCCCGACAAAGGAAGAGTTTGAACAGGGTCAGTTCCTGCATCACGAAGTGCAAAAACGGATCCTTGGGCTCTTTGATGTTGCATACACCAATGAGAGCGGGCTTCCCGAGCTGGTGGATGCTGCCGAAGATGTCCTGAAAGGTCAGACTGTCATTGAAGAGAAGCACATCATGGAGCGGTTCTTCAAGGAACTTGTCAAGGACAACGGTCTTGCAGCCTATGGAGAACAAAGTGTCAGGGCCAACCTTGAACTGGGTTCGGTTGATATGCTCCTCTTATCTGATAAACTCAGGAAATCACGCCTGGTTATCAAGTGTGATGCCTGTGGGTATACAGAGCAGAAGACGGTCCAGATGGAAGCGGGAAAAGATCCAGGTGATCTTGATTTCGGACCCTGCCCGAAGTGTACATCCCCGCTCCAGCTTGAACAGGAGTTTGACATCATAGATGAACTGACCCAACTTGCTGACCAGAGCAACAGCAGTGTTTCCATCATATCAGATGATTTTGAGGAAGGGTCTCAATTATATAGTGCATTTGGCGGAATAGCCGCAATACTTAGATACAGGACCGGGTTTTAA
- the twy1 gene encoding 4-demethylwyosine synthase TYW1, whose protein sequence is MGYLFFDPSSSASLKPCLWCKRALTGGEMCYKHQFYGISSHRCVQLTPTLKCNHRCLFCWRSFEHEHPGEKDLPPADIVKRIPFLQKKGLAGYKISPKVTPQRWDEAINPDQVAISLSGEPTLYPHLPELIEMLNQKGCTTFLVSNGTNPEELKACRPFQKYVSLTATDRETYLKVAQPLEDYWDRLQESLVSLGKDGDQGARTAIRITLVKGINDHDPEGYARLIQESGASFVEVKSYMHVGFSQRRLTIKHMPLHPEIQAFVETILPHCDYTIKGENSQSRVICLEKIENA, encoded by the coding sequence ATGGGATATCTCTTCTTTGATCCATCCTCTTCTGCTTCGCTCAAACCCTGTCTCTGGTGTAAAAGGGCTCTGACAGGGGGAGAGATGTGTTATAAACACCAGTTTTACGGCATCTCCAGCCACCGGTGTGTTCAGCTGACTCCCACACTAAAGTGCAACCATCGATGCCTCTTCTGCTGGCGATCATTTGAGCATGAACATCCGGGAGAAAAAGATCTTCCTCCGGCAGATATTGTAAAGAGGATACCGTTTTTGCAGAAAAAAGGGCTTGCCGGATACAAAATCTCTCCTAAAGTTACTCCCCAGCGATGGGATGAAGCGATCAATCCGGACCAGGTTGCTATCTCCCTCTCCGGGGAACCAACCCTGTACCCGCATCTGCCTGAACTGATTGAGATGCTTAATCAGAAGGGATGTACAACCTTCCTCGTATCAAACGGAACGAACCCTGAAGAGCTCAAAGCATGCAGACCGTTCCAGAAGTATGTCTCACTCACAGCAACAGACAGGGAAACCTACCTGAAAGTTGCCCAGCCACTTGAAGACTACTGGGATCGGCTGCAGGAAAGTCTGGTATCACTTGGGAAGGATGGGGATCAGGGCGCGAGAACTGCAATTCGTATCACGCTTGTAAAAGGGATCAATGACCATGATCCTGAAGGGTATGCCAGATTAATTCAGGAGAGCGGTGCTTCCTTTGTTGAGGTGAAATCGTATATGCATGTGGGATTCAGCCAGCGTCGTCTCACAATCAAACATATGCCATTACATCCTGAGATCCAGGCATTTGTTGAGACAATCCTTCCACATTGTGACTACACCATAAAAGGAGAAAACTCCCAGTCCCGGGTCATCTGTCTTGAGAAGATCGAGAACGCATGA
- a CDS encoding NUDIX hydrolase produces the protein MEIYRGKRLIVEKSNFSLPNGMQREAVVVRPRGAVVIFPIDGEYCYLIRQWRFAIDQYILEAPAGTMETGEDPIETARRELIEEAGLAARELIPRGFIYTTPGFTDERIFIYEARGLTPSREYAPDADEIIEPVRLSISEVFRMVRDGEIVDAKTIAAVARCIGKECT, from the coding sequence ATGGAGATCTACCGGGGAAAGCGTCTCATCGTTGAAAAATCAAATTTTTCTCTGCCAAACGGGATGCAACGTGAGGCGGTGGTAGTCAGGCCACGTGGTGCTGTAGTAATATTTCCTATTGACGGGGAGTACTGCTATCTCATACGTCAGTGGCGTTTTGCGATTGATCAGTATATCCTTGAGGCACCTGCCGGAACCATGGAAACCGGTGAGGATCCGATTGAGACTGCACGACGGGAACTGATCGAAGAGGCAGGTCTTGCTGCCAGAGAACTCATACCCCGTGGTTTTATCTATACAACTCCGGGTTTTACCGATGAGCGGATCTTTATTTATGAAGCGAGAGGTCTTACCCCCTCACGCGAGTATGCTCCTGATGCTGATGAGATAATTGAACCTGTTCGGTTGTCAATCTCCGAGGTTTTCCGGATGGTCAGGGATGGTGAGATTGTTGATGCAAAGACGATAGCAGCTGTAGCCCGGTGCATCGGTAAGGAGTGTACATGA
- the sepS gene encoding O-phosphoserine--tRNA ligase: MRFDIEEFKQRAKEDYEAAWHAGPSVLTPPSVDRTYPRLQYRCATPHPVFATIQKLRETYLAMGFDEAENPIIVDEQEVYRQFGPEAMAVLDRVFYLGGLPRPNVGIGKDQIEKISGIIGRQVSEEDEEALRKTLHAYKKSEIDGDDLTHELAAVLKTDDALVVEILDQVFPEFRELKPESGRQTLRSHMTSGWFQTLGSIWEKVPHPIMLFSIDRCFRREQAEDAQRLMSYHSASCVVAGEDVTMEDGKAVARALLSSFGYTDFEFRPDDKRSKYYIPDTQTEVYASHPKHGWVEVATFGIYSPSSLAGYGIGVPVMNLGLGVERLAMISSGSNDVREMCFPQFAPRQYSDSDLARAVSLEKEPSAAGRQIVSAICDVALPNATAIGPCSFKAWEGEISGKNISIYVEEPEEGAKLLGPACMNEIFVQNGSILGVPDTEKFATVRKEGVPAGLSFLQAAAAGAVESIEIAAMCGEGTTVQFKMARLPGDINLKIAPYAMRYITDNNRKVDVRGPIFLTIRSEINP, encoded by the coding sequence ATGAGATTTGATATTGAAGAGTTCAAACAGCGGGCAAAGGAAGATTATGAGGCTGCATGGCATGCAGGCCCGTCAGTCCTGACGCCTCCGTCAGTAGATCGAACATATCCGAGACTGCAGTACAGGTGTGCAACCCCTCATCCGGTATTTGCAACGATCCAGAAGCTTCGTGAGACATACCTTGCGATGGGCTTTGACGAGGCAGAAAACCCGATCATCGTTGATGAGCAGGAGGTTTATCGCCAGTTTGGTCCAGAAGCCATGGCAGTGCTTGATCGTGTCTTCTATCTTGGCGGGCTTCCAAGGCCCAATGTCGGAATTGGGAAGGATCAGATAGAGAAGATATCAGGAATCATCGGCCGCCAGGTATCCGAGGAAGATGAAGAGGCACTCAGAAAAACTCTGCATGCCTATAAGAAATCAGAGATCGACGGTGATGACCTGACACATGAACTTGCAGCAGTGCTCAAGACCGATGATGCACTGGTCGTCGAGATTCTTGATCAGGTTTTTCCTGAATTCCGTGAGTTGAAACCTGAGTCAGGCCGTCAGACTCTCCGTTCTCATATGACCAGTGGCTGGTTTCAGACGCTTGGTTCCATCTGGGAGAAGGTTCCTCATCCGATCATGCTCTTCTCGATTGACCGGTGTTTCCGCAGGGAACAGGCCGAAGATGCCCAGCGTCTGATGAGTTACCACTCTGCATCCTGCGTTGTTGCAGGAGAAGATGTCACCATGGAGGATGGCAAAGCAGTTGCCAGGGCATTACTGTCATCATTCGGGTACACTGATTTTGAATTCAGACCTGATGACAAGCGTTCAAAATATTACATTCCTGACACCCAGACTGAAGTGTATGCTTCTCATCCAAAGCATGGATGGGTGGAGGTCGCGACCTTTGGTATCTACTCTCCATCTTCACTGGCCGGGTATGGAATTGGTGTCCCGGTTATGAATCTCGGTCTTGGAGTAGAGCGACTTGCGATGATCTCGTCGGGATCAAATGATGTTCGTGAGATGTGTTTTCCCCAGTTTGCTCCACGGCAGTACTCAGATTCTGATCTCGCCCGGGCAGTTTCTCTGGAGAAGGAACCGTCGGCAGCCGGTCGTCAGATCGTTTCTGCAATCTGTGATGTAGCCCTTCCGAATGCAACTGCAATAGGTCCATGTTCATTCAAAGCATGGGAAGGGGAGATCTCTGGCAAAAACATCTCTATCTATGTAGAAGAACCTGAAGAAGGGGCAAAGCTGCTCGGACCTGCCTGCATGAATGAGATCTTTGTTCAAAATGGTTCGATCCTAGGGGTACCAGACACAGAAAAGTTTGCCACTGTCAGAAAAGAAGGAGTTCCTGCAGGTCTCTCATTCTTGCAGGCAGCTGCAGCGGGTGCTGTGGAATCTATCGAGATAGCAGCCATGTGTGGTGAAGGAACAACGGTGCAGTTTAAAATGGCCCGGCTCCCGGGAGATATCAACCTGAAGATCGCCCCCTATGCCATGAGATATATTACTGATAATAACAGAAAGGTTGACGTCCGCGGACCGATCTTTCTCACGATCAGATCAGAGATCAATCCATAA
- a CDS encoding 30S ribosomal protein S7 yields the protein MSEETASAPSRLLFNKWDVTEVNIKDPGIARYVNLTSMMVPHSCGRLTRQEFNKSNMLIVERLINQLMRTEVNTGKKTLAIRIVKDAFDIINKKTKKNPVEVLVDAVANAGPREESVRLKYGGINVPKSVDTAPMRRVNTSVGLIGAGVYSASHKKKKPVAVALAEELIAAANGDPKCYSVGKREERERVAKSAR from the coding sequence ATGAGTGAAGAAACAGCGTCGGCCCCTTCACGCCTTCTTTTCAACAAGTGGGACGTGACTGAGGTCAATATCAAGGACCCGGGTATTGCACGATACGTGAACCTCACCTCCATGATGGTGCCACATTCATGCGGCAGACTCACGAGGCAGGAATTCAACAAGTCAAATATGCTCATCGTAGAGCGGCTTATCAACCAGCTCATGCGGACTGAGGTCAACACAGGCAAGAAGACACTGGCAATTCGCATTGTCAAGGACGCCTTTGATATCATCAACAAGAAGACCAAGAAAAACCCGGTTGAAGTTCTTGTTGATGCAGTTGCAAATGCAGGCCCCCGCGAAGAATCAGTAAGACTGAAGTACGGAGGAATCAACGTTCCAAAGTCTGTCGACACCGCACCAATGCGCCGTGTCAACACTTCAGTTGGGTTGATTGGGGCCGGAGTTTACTCTGCCAGCCACAAGAAGAAGAAGCCGGTGGCAGTAGCCCTTGCCGAGGAACTTATCGCTGCAGCAAACGGCGATCCAAAGTGTTACTCAGTAGGCAAGCGGGAAGAACGTGAACGTGTTGCAAAGTCTGCACGTTAG
- a CDS encoding 30S ribosomal protein S12, whose protein sequence is MGQGKFAARKLKRDWHRFRWSDPHFARTAGGLKLKSDPLEGAPQGRGIVLEKIGVEAKQPNSAIRKCVRVQLIKNGRQVSAFAVGDGAINFIDEHDEVEIEGIGGRLGRSMGDIPGVRYVVTKVNNVCLHEMVIGRKEKPRR, encoded by the coding sequence ATGGGACAGGGAAAATTCGCAGCACGAAAGTTAAAGCGCGACTGGCATAGATTCCGCTGGAGCGACCCGCATTTCGCCCGCACAGCAGGCGGACTGAAGTTAAAATCAGATCCTCTTGAGGGCGCGCCACAGGGGCGCGGCATTGTTCTTGAGAAGATTGGTGTTGAGGCAAAGCAGCCCAACTCAGCAATCAGGAAATGTGTCCGTGTACAGTTGATCAAAAACGGCCGTCAGGTTTCTGCATTTGCAGTTGGTGACGGTGCTATCAACTTCATCGACGAGCACGACGAAGTTGAGATTGAAGGCATCGGAGGCCGTCTCGGTCGTTCAATGGGAGATATCCCAGGAGTCAGATACGTGGTCACCAAGGTGAACAATGTCTGTCTTCATGAGATGGTCATAGGACGGAAGGAGAAGCCACGCAGGTGA